The genomic region CACGGATGAGCGGCTTGTCCGAAGACTGGCCCGACGCCGGAGCGATCACCGCGGACGCCTGAGAGCGGCCGGCGCTGCTCAGCAGCTTCTCATTTTCCGCGTAGGTGATGTCACCATCGCGCGCGTCTTCTATGCTGGAGATGCCAAGGATAGGAATATTAGCGTCTCCTTCCACAGATCCTTGAATCAGCTCCGCGAGCTGTCCTACCGTTGTTTGCATGTCAGTTCCTTTTACTTCCCGCCGTCATGCTCGAATCGAGTGTCTGCGATGGTATCTCGCTTGTAGGCGATGCAGTCTCGCTGATGCGCGATGTGATCTCGCTTTTCCACACGCCGGCTTTTAAAGCCGTGGCGACCTCGGCCGTCAGATCCTTCGCTCCCGGGCCGGGTTTTCCAAATACAATGGACCAATTCTTTTCCGCCGCGGCGTCCAGGGCCGCGGTTCGGGTATCCGCCCGCAGATAACTGCGCCATCGATCGCGTTGCGCGGCGATCCGCTGCTCGCCGGCCGCCAGGTCCCGCGCGTTCGACGCGCCTGCGATCCCCGCTTCGCGGACGGTCTGGGCGGACAGCGCGCCGACCAGCGGCGCGCTGGTCGTCTCAGCCGCTCCGATCTGCGCCAGCAGACCTTCCCGCTCGGTATGCAGCCGCAGCGCCTCTCGCTCGGCCTGACGCGCATCCTCCGCCTTCAGCGAGGTCTCCAGCGCGGCGTACTTCTGGGCGACATAGTCGGCCCGCGCCTGGAGGGCGTCGCGGATCTCATTGGCGCGCTGCGATCTCGCGGCGGCGATCGCCGCCAGGTGCGTCGTATCGGCCGCATCGTAGCGCGCCTGCTTGTCCACAAGATCCTGCCTGGCTTGCAGCAGCTCGGGCGCCGGCGGCGTCGAAAGCTTCCAGTGATCGATCGTATCTTTTAAGGCGCGGATTTGCAGCATCAGGTTGAGCTTTTCCTGCGTCTGCTCCGCGATAATCCGGTCATACTCGGCGGCGTAACGGTTCTCGATCGCCAGCAGCGCGGTCTGATACTGCTGCTCCGCCTCCACCTTCCAGGTGCGGCTCTCGCGGCGAAGCTGCAAATCACGCTCCTCGGCGCTCCGCGCCCGCAGCAGCGCCAATTGCCGCGCGCCGAGCGCCTCCAGTCGGCGACGCTCCCCGTCCAGGCCCACATCCGGCCGGCTCGGGGCTGAAATGTCGATTGCCGGCAGCGTATCGAGTGAGACATCGCCCAGCACGCTCTTGTCGCCCGCCGCCCCTTTGCGGACCTCGGCGATCGCCTCATCGAATTGACCGATATTGCGCCAGCCTGGGTGCATCGGCGTCAGCTGGTCCAGATCCACCACGCCCGAGCGCGTCACGACCGCCGGGGGAGCCTTGCGCCCACAGCCGGCGATCGTCGCGAGAGCGAAGGCGCAGCAGATCAAGCCGATGCGGCGGTCGCTCATGCTACTTGTTGAGCCGCTTGATCACTTCGTCCGAAATGTCATTGGACGTATAGACCGCGACGGCGGAATCAAAGACCACGGCCAGCCCCTTCTCCTTCGCCACGGCGGCGATCGCCTGCTTGACGGTCTCGGTAAACTGCGCGTTGATCTTGTCGGCCTCCGTCTTGAACTGATCGCTGTACGATTCGCTCAGCTGCTGCAAGACCTGCCGCGCCTGGGTCTGCTGGGCGGTCAGCGCGCTCAGGCGGGCTTTGTCGTCCGCCGTCGCGTCCGCCTTCTGCTGCAAAGCGCGCAGATCCGCCGCGTCCTTGCTGGACTGCGCCTGAAGCGCGGTGATCCGCGCCTTGTCCGCATCCGTCGGCGCGGCCTTGGAAAGCAGCGTCTGAAGCTCCTGCTGCTGGGGCAGGTTCAGCATGTCGCTCGCCGATTGCGTCTTCAACTGGTTGGAAAGACGGACGTTGATATCCTGGATGCTCCGCTCCAGGTCCGCGCGCTTGGTGTATCCCGCCTGGATCTTC from Capsulimonas corticalis harbors:
- a CDS encoding OmpH family outer membrane protein; the encoded protein is MKTLSTSYFRRSFASAAIALTLVGAPVLGGVRAACAADATVSFGSVDLQKIQAGYTKRADLERSIQDINVRLSNQLKTQSASDMLNLPQQQELQTLLSKAAPTDADKARITALQAQSSKDAADLRALQQKADATADDKARLSALTAQQTQARQVLQQLSESYSDQFKTEADKINAQFTETVKQAIAAVAKEKGLAVVFDSAVAVYTSNDISDEVIKRLNK